One window of Brachybacterium ginsengisoli genomic DNA carries:
- a CDS encoding ABC transporter ATP-binding protein, translated as MTDVDEVDFEIDKDELDDTPVLEVPSDQLSLLVNDLHVSYRVFGAKKVGHGAGREWGVLDRLVRRGARQPPVREVKAVRGITFAAKHGEAIGIIGMNGSGKSTLLRAIAGLIPPAAGTVHVAGNPSLLGVNAVLMKDLTGERNIMIGALALGLTKKQVRERYQEIVDFAEIGDFVNLPMKTYSSGMGARLRFSISASAVPDILMIDEALATGDAAFRAKSKAKMDEVRQSAGTVFLVSHSLATIQSMCTRVLWVHEGRLVMDGDPKQVCVAYRDFVHARTAYKLAAAGKSPGGKKGAGKGTGKSATKR; from the coding sequence GTGACTGACGTGGACGAAGTCGACTTCGAGATCGACAAGGACGAGCTCGACGACACCCCGGTGCTCGAGGTCCCCTCCGATCAGCTCTCCCTGCTGGTCAACGACCTGCACGTGTCCTACCGCGTCTTCGGCGCGAAGAAGGTCGGCCACGGCGCCGGCCGCGAGTGGGGAGTGCTGGACCGCCTCGTGCGCCGCGGCGCCCGGCAGCCTCCCGTGCGCGAGGTGAAGGCGGTCCGCGGGATCACCTTCGCCGCGAAGCACGGCGAGGCCATCGGCATCATCGGCATGAACGGCTCCGGCAAGTCGACGCTGCTGCGTGCCATCGCCGGGCTGATCCCGCCGGCGGCCGGCACGGTGCACGTCGCCGGCAATCCCTCGCTGCTCGGCGTCAACGCCGTGCTCATGAAGGACCTCACCGGCGAGCGCAACATCATGATCGGTGCGCTCGCGCTGGGCCTGACCAAGAAGCAGGTCCGTGAGCGGTACCAGGAGATCGTCGACTTCGCCGAGATCGGCGACTTCGTGAACCTCCCCATGAAGACCTACTCCTCGGGCATGGGGGCGCGCCTGCGCTTCTCCATCTCGGCCTCGGCCGTGCCGGACATCCTCATGATCGACGAGGCGCTCGCCACCGGTGACGCCGCCTTCCGCGCCAAGAGCAAGGCGAAGATGGACGAGGTGCGGCAGTCCGCCGGCACCGTGTTCCTGGTCAGCCACTCCCTGGCGACGATCCAGAGCATGTGCACGCGCGTGCTGTGGGTGCACGAGGGCCGCCTGGTGATGGACGGGGATCCCAAGCAGGTCTGCGTCGCGTACCGCGACTTCGTGCACGCGCGCACCGCGTACAAGCTCGCCGCCGCGGGGAAGTCCCCGGGCGGGAAGAAGGGCGCCGGGAAGGGCACGGGGAAGAGCGCGACGAAGCGCTGA
- a CDS encoding glycosyltransferase family 2 protein, whose amino-acid sequence MTPQVSVIVPVYNSVDYVRDAVQSVRDQTIDPEAVEILAVDDGSTDGSDEVLAELAAEDPRMTVITQENSGTPGGGRNPAIGRARGEFLFFLDSDDRLTPDALRTMVQTAQDEGSDVVLGKLGSSDGRNVPTSMFSRTVLDADLVEDKVFNTLGPTKLIRRELIERLGLRFPEDQKIGEDQPFMAAVYLSARKISILADKEYYVIRHREDGSNLTLTARTAESQLIMAVRLAQAIAEHTEPGELRDSLLKRPFGWTMKRALDSRWTSLDRAEQSRLVEVFRDELAPLYTDGVRKVIEVDIRAQLDLLHSGDLDSLQAYCDHLAEGAPRRIGWQDGQFVRRLPAELEPLVPPLDRVVPSPKMACRLEDVRLEGTALTVSASVRIPDLDGSPEELGLRARLRGQETVEELRTTSQDLTPGARSFAITAEHDGLSRGIWDLFVVVRFGDWEKQIRLGSERARSIPPEGISNLGGDLPAQERVLAYFTQGPGNLSIDSGNVLHPNLAVARALGLVPDENGRALLLVQLSAAPQAGDEFFAHLSGIPQHGGRQLLPLQQLGDRLLGLRLPVGAREIGATLTVTSVLGGASAPLPVTGAEHWPARVTGFGLATTEEGGLLVTSPSESGRDRRPLPGIRTPGAAPTSLRERVVPAVKSVPVLGPALTRAVRTVRERRA is encoded by the coding sequence ATGACCCCTCAGGTCTCCGTGATCGTCCCGGTGTACAACTCCGTGGACTACGTGCGCGACGCCGTGCAGTCCGTGCGGGACCAGACCATCGATCCCGAGGCGGTGGAGATCCTCGCGGTCGACGACGGCTCCACCGACGGCAGCGATGAGGTCCTCGCCGAGCTGGCCGCCGAGGACCCGAGGATGACGGTCATCACCCAGGAGAACTCCGGCACGCCCGGCGGCGGTCGGAACCCGGCGATCGGCCGCGCCCGCGGGGAGTTCCTCTTCTTCCTCGACTCCGACGACCGGCTCACGCCCGACGCGCTGCGCACGATGGTGCAGACGGCGCAGGACGAGGGCTCCGACGTGGTGCTCGGCAAGCTCGGCAGCTCCGACGGTCGGAACGTCCCCACCTCGATGTTCTCCCGGACCGTGCTGGACGCCGATCTCGTGGAGGACAAGGTCTTCAACACGCTCGGGCCCACCAAGCTCATCCGTCGTGAGCTCATCGAGCGCCTGGGCCTGCGCTTCCCCGAGGACCAGAAGATCGGGGAGGACCAGCCGTTCATGGCGGCGGTGTACCTCTCGGCGCGGAAGATCTCGATCCTCGCGGACAAGGAGTACTACGTCATCCGGCACCGGGAGGACGGCAGCAACCTCACCCTCACCGCCCGGACCGCGGAGTCCCAGCTCATCATGGCCGTCCGTCTCGCCCAGGCGATCGCGGAGCACACCGAGCCCGGAGAGCTGCGCGACTCCCTCCTGAAGCGGCCCTTCGGCTGGACGATGAAGCGGGCGCTGGACTCCCGCTGGACCTCGCTGGACCGCGCGGAGCAGAGCCGTCTGGTCGAGGTGTTCCGCGACGAGCTCGCGCCGCTGTACACCGACGGCGTCCGGAAGGTCATCGAGGTGGACATCCGAGCCCAGCTCGACCTGCTGCACAGCGGGGACCTCGACTCCCTCCAGGCCTACTGCGATCACCTCGCCGAGGGGGCGCCGCGGCGCATCGGCTGGCAGGACGGGCAGTTCGTGCGCCGGCTCCCGGCCGAGCTCGAGCCGCTCGTGCCGCCGCTGGACCGTGTGGTCCCCTCGCCGAAGATGGCCTGCCGCCTCGAGGACGTGCGTCTCGAGGGCACCGCTCTGACCGTCTCCGCGAGCGTGCGGATCCCGGACCTCGACGGCAGCCCGGAGGAGCTGGGACTGCGCGCGCGGCTGCGCGGGCAGGAGACCGTCGAGGAGCTCCGCACCACCTCCCAGGACCTCACGCCCGGCGCTCGCTCCTTCGCGATCACCGCCGAGCACGACGGCCTGTCCCGCGGCATCTGGGACCTCTTCGTCGTGGTGCGCTTCGGCGACTGGGAGAAGCAGATCCGCCTGGGGTCCGAGCGCGCCCGATCGATCCCGCCGGAGGGGATCTCCAACCTCGGAGGCGACCTGCCGGCGCAGGAGAGGGTGCTCGCCTACTTCACCCAGGGGCCCGGCAACCTCTCGATCGACAGCGGCAACGTGCTCCACCCGAACCTGGCCGTCGCCCGGGCGCTGGGCCTCGTGCCCGACGAGAACGGGCGCGCGCTGCTCCTGGTGCAGCTCTCGGCCGCACCCCAGGCCGGGGACGAGTTCTTCGCGCACCTCAGCGGCATCCCGCAGCACGGCGGGCGCCAGCTGCTGCCCCTGCAGCAGCTCGGGGACCGGCTGCTGGGCCTGCGCCTCCCGGTGGGCGCCCGCGAGATCGGCGCGACGCTGACCGTCACCTCGGTGCTCGGCGGGGCGAGCGCCCCGCTACCCGTGACCGGCGCCGAGCACTGGCCCGCCCGGGTCACCGGGTTCGGGCTCGCCACGACCGAGGAGGGCGGGCTGCTCGTCACCTCCCCGTCCGAGAGCGGACGCGACCGTCGCCCCCTGCCGGGCATCCGCACGCCGGGCGCGGCGCCGACGAGCCTGCGCGAGCGGGTCGTCCCCGCGGTCAAGTCGGTGCCCGTCCTGGGCCCGGCCCTGACCCGCGCGGTCCGCACCGTCCGCGAGCGGAGGGCGTGA
- a CDS encoding polysaccharide pyruvyl transferase family protein, with amino-acid sequence MAPIRTFWWRWKFPHRLNFGDELTPPLVERLTGRRVVWSAMDRCDLVGAGSVVQMVLRKQKGNQPRLWGSGFISAQAVGEEPVELDLLAVRGRSTLGRVQNLADRPIALGDPGILAPLLVDGTVKKRYSLGVIPHYHDAKSPVVEKMRSLGSGVRVIDVAWTPQEVAREIASCDAVISSSLHGLIFSDSLGVPNAHIRLGDKLKGGLYKFHDYYSAYPVADRYREYQVPTGGPASLTAVIDAVVDGYAEPTGLQDLQQGLVTALQEI; translated from the coding sequence ATGGCGCCGATCAGGACCTTCTGGTGGCGGTGGAAGTTCCCGCACCGGCTGAACTTCGGCGACGAGCTCACCCCGCCGCTGGTCGAGCGCCTCACCGGGCGCCGTGTCGTCTGGTCCGCGATGGACCGCTGCGACCTGGTGGGTGCCGGGTCGGTGGTGCAGATGGTCCTGCGCAAGCAGAAGGGGAACCAGCCCCGTCTCTGGGGGAGCGGCTTCATCAGCGCACAGGCTGTGGGGGAGGAGCCCGTGGAGCTCGACCTGCTCGCCGTGCGCGGCCGGTCCACGCTGGGACGGGTCCAGAACCTCGCCGACCGGCCGATCGCCCTCGGCGACCCGGGGATCCTCGCGCCCCTGCTCGTGGACGGCACGGTGAAGAAGCGCTACTCGCTCGGCGTCATCCCGCACTACCACGACGCGAAGTCCCCCGTGGTCGAGAAGATGCGCTCGCTCGGATCCGGGGTGCGGGTGATCGACGTGGCCTGGACGCCGCAGGAGGTGGCGCGAGAGATCGCCTCCTGCGACGCCGTGATCTCCTCCAGCTTGCACGGGCTGATCTTCTCCGACTCCCTCGGCGTCCCCAACGCCCACATCCGTCTCGGGGACAAGCTCAAGGGCGGTCTGTACAAGTTCCACGACTACTACTCCGCCTACCCCGTCGCGGATCGCTACCGCGAGTACCAGGTGCCCACCGGCGGCCCGGCCTCGCTGACCGCGGTCATCGACGCGGTGGTGGACGGGTACGCGGAGCCCACGGGGCTGCAGGACCTCCAGCAGGGCCTGGTGACCGCCCTGCAGGAGATCTGA
- a CDS encoding CDP-glycerol glycerophosphotransferase family protein, whose translation MAARGNALKRRVRSSGGRLLRRFGLLPGGMPDGLGDDAALASSSLEGDVVVYFPDTQDSLYQLRSWYGPLQELHRAQGVTIVCMDSRTAAALRAETDLPVVTIALDATLDAIILRSGTKLVLYVNYNPLNTAALRSRSAIHVSLLHGDSDKVVSVSNQIKAYDYSFVAGQAAIDRLERYTTLFDAPARCIPVGRPSLDTDQVAVTVRADDHRTVLYAPTWEGGQSSAAYSSLRTHGLAAVQSLLDAGLGVIYRPHPLTGVRVGDYGETDRELRELVEASGNRVSTDRSLQQDVIDSDLILCDVSAVMGDWLPSGKPLLITRPADPHARDAATALLGMSPRLAASEAATAGSLARELIEHDLLREERREMIEYYLGDVTPGASLARFLEACRRLSARRDELWARIQEQERPAGSDSW comes from the coding sequence ATGGCCGCTCGTGGGAACGCCCTCAAGCGCCGGGTGCGCAGCTCCGGCGGCCGCCTGCTGCGCCGTTTCGGCCTGCTGCCCGGCGGGATGCCCGACGGACTCGGGGACGACGCCGCGCTGGCGAGCTCCTCCCTCGAGGGCGACGTGGTGGTGTACTTCCCGGACACCCAGGACAGCCTCTACCAGCTGCGCAGCTGGTACGGGCCGCTGCAGGAGCTGCACCGCGCCCAGGGCGTGACCATCGTGTGCATGGACTCCCGCACCGCCGCGGCGCTGCGCGCGGAGACGGACCTGCCCGTGGTCACCATCGCGCTGGACGCCACCCTCGACGCGATCATCCTGCGCAGCGGGACGAAGCTCGTGCTCTACGTGAACTACAACCCGTTGAACACCGCGGCGCTGCGCTCGCGCTCGGCGATCCACGTCTCGCTGCTGCACGGCGACTCGGACAAGGTGGTCTCGGTCTCCAACCAGATCAAGGCCTACGACTACTCCTTCGTGGCCGGGCAGGCCGCGATCGACCGGCTCGAGCGGTACACGACGCTGTTCGACGCCCCGGCCCGCTGCATCCCCGTGGGCCGCCCCTCCCTGGACACCGACCAGGTCGCGGTGACGGTCCGCGCCGACGACCACCGCACCGTCCTGTACGCGCCGACCTGGGAGGGCGGGCAGTCCTCCGCGGCGTACAGCTCGCTGCGCACCCACGGCCTCGCAGCCGTGCAGTCGCTGCTGGACGCGGGCCTCGGCGTCATCTACCGCCCCCATCCCCTGACCGGGGTGCGGGTCGGGGACTACGGGGAGACGGACCGGGAGCTGCGCGAGCTGGTGGAGGCCTCGGGGAACCGGGTCAGCACCGATCGCTCGCTGCAGCAGGACGTCATCGACTCCGACCTCATCCTCTGCGACGTCTCGGCGGTCATGGGCGACTGGCTGCCCTCGGGCAAGCCGCTGCTCATCACCCGGCCTGCGGATCCGCACGCCCGCGATGCCGCGACGGCGCTGCTGGGCATGTCCCCGCGGCTGGCGGCCTCGGAGGCCGCGACCGCCGGCTCTCTCGCGCGCGAGCTGATCGAGCACGACCTGCTGCGGGAGGAGCGGCGGGAGATGATCGAGTACTACCTCGGCGATGTCACCCCCGGCGCGTCCCTCGCCCGATTCCTCGAGGCCTGCCGGCGTCTGTCGGCCCGCCGCGACGAGCTCTGGGCCCGGATCCAGGAGCAGGAGCGCCCCGCCGGATCCGACTCGTGGTGA
- a CDS encoding glycosyltransferase — translation MQDELSGSGAPDERDAATVDGDGAPEGALPPDGAAARRIAAGPPSTILQRTDPDSPPLLWGQAFPAATWRKILGARTILVTVEGGPASLLGAHDGHVRRLGPLVDGRRELSLAEHDEDWFWVEGEASEVTWTLSEPLELPPVTVVVPTYRREADALAQVRRFLAMDAVTTVVVVDQGGTLAEHRTFAQLQAAEPGLRLVTQPNLGGSGGYARGMLEADPSTAVLFSDDDAVLSEESLRRMLTYQALAVVPTIVGTPLFSAQHPTELIAHSEKVDARAFQWRPADRMHGTIELAGTTPEEWTFLAAHEEANYTGWWGTLFPPGTADDLGLPVPLFLKWDDAEYGLRATARGYVHVVLPGTAVHHPPWSAYRTQMTWTARILHRNRLAIAAAYGAGRGVIASSLLHQTKHVLAGHLLTAELWENGIDAVRSGPESWLGDDLEGARARTDGAEIVDHWHEQNDIDTDLRPTHASPLPLPTALRRALLRVLLPDAPPRMVLEVPADEVHWRTTLGGDGLLVTDADGQVEVAFAVHGSAMRRALSRTVRSHLDLARRWPELQASYHRALPEHTTRSSWAALFAGAEDATGRFDPRGAARSRRAADPRGADSSRPDDSRPDDSHGRS, via the coding sequence ATGCAGGACGAGCTGAGCGGATCCGGTGCGCCGGATGAGCGCGACGCCGCCACCGTCGACGGCGACGGCGCCCCCGAGGGCGCCCTCCCGCCCGACGGCGCCGCAGCGCGCCGCATCGCCGCTGGTCCCCCCTCCACCATCCTGCAGCGCACCGACCCCGACTCCCCACCCCTGCTCTGGGGACAGGCCTTCCCGGCCGCGACCTGGCGGAAGATCCTCGGCGCGCGCACCATCCTCGTCACCGTCGAGGGCGGTCCCGCCTCGCTGCTGGGCGCCCACGACGGGCATGTGCGACGCCTGGGCCCGCTGGTCGACGGCCGCCGCGAGCTCTCCCTGGCCGAGCACGACGAGGACTGGTTCTGGGTCGAGGGCGAGGCGAGCGAGGTGACCTGGACCCTCTCCGAGCCCCTCGAGCTCCCGCCGGTGACCGTGGTGGTCCCCACCTATCGCCGGGAGGCCGACGCCCTGGCGCAGGTCCGGCGCTTCCTGGCCATGGATGCCGTCACCACCGTGGTCGTGGTCGATCAGGGCGGGACGCTGGCCGAGCACCGCACCTTCGCACAGCTGCAGGCCGCCGAGCCGGGCCTGCGCCTGGTGACCCAGCCCAATCTCGGCGGATCCGGCGGGTACGCCCGCGGGATGCTCGAGGCCGATCCGAGCACGGCCGTGCTGTTCTCCGACGACGACGCCGTCCTCTCCGAGGAGTCGCTGCGCCGGATGCTCACCTATCAGGCGCTCGCCGTCGTGCCGACCATCGTGGGCACCCCGCTGTTCTCGGCGCAGCACCCCACCGAGCTGATCGCCCACTCCGAGAAGGTGGACGCGAGGGCGTTCCAGTGGCGGCCCGCCGACCGGATGCACGGCACGATCGAGCTGGCGGGCACCACCCCGGAGGAGTGGACCTTCCTCGCCGCGCACGAGGAGGCGAACTACACCGGCTGGTGGGGCACGCTCTTCCCCCCGGGGACGGCCGACGACCTCGGGCTCCCGGTGCCTCTGTTCCTGAAGTGGGACGACGCGGAGTACGGGCTGCGCGCGACCGCTCGCGGCTACGTCCACGTGGTGCTGCCCGGCACGGCGGTCCACCATCCGCCGTGGTCCGCGTACCGCACCCAGATGACCTGGACGGCGCGCATCCTGCATCGAAACCGCCTGGCGATCGCCGCGGCCTACGGCGCCGGGCGGGGCGTGATCGCCTCCTCCCTGCTGCACCAGACCAAGCACGTCCTGGCCGGGCACCTGCTCACCGCCGAGCTGTGGGAGAACGGCATCGACGCGGTGCGCAGCGGCCCCGAGAGCTGGCTGGGCGACGATCTGGAGGGCGCCCGGGCCCGCACCGACGGCGCGGAGATCGTGGACCACTGGCACGAGCAGAACGACATCGACACCGACCTGCGCCCCACCCACGCCTCGCCGCTCCCGCTCCCGACGGCGCTGCGCCGGGCCCTGCTCCGCGTGCTGCTCCCGGACGCCCCGCCCCGGATGGTGCTCGAGGTCCCCGCGGACGAGGTGCACTGGCGCACCACGCTCGGCGGCGACGGCCTGCTGGTCACCGATGCCGACGGGCAGGTCGAGGTGGCCTTCGCGGTGCACGGCTCCGCCATGCGCCGCGCCCTGTCCCGCACGGTGCGCTCGCATCTGGACCTGGCACGGCGCTGGCCCGAGCTGCAGGCGAGCTATCACCGCGCCCTGCCCGAGCACACCACCCGGAGCTCCTGGGCCGCGCTGTTCGCCGGCGCGGAGGACGCGACCGGACGGTTCGACCCCCGGGGTGCCGCGAGGTCGCGACGCGCGGCCGATCCCCGCGGAGCCGACAGCTCCCGCCCCGACGACTCCCGCCCCGACGACTCCCACGGAAGGAGCTGA
- a CDS encoding IspD/TarI family cytidylyltransferase, with the protein MYSLILLNGGIGSRTGADSPKQLLKLRGIPILVYTLVTADRVEQISQIVLNYPPQWREDVEAILKAYAISTPVTLVEAGASRHSSVAAMVEHCTNDDVIIHESARPLVRSSDFQRLIDSEHRNVSLMSEISFTVAPVDPETSAVTGSLDRSRLRNVQLPQKFAKADLQDAHSRAVEQGIEFTEDATLVADFGHPVHFIEGSDENLKVTTKTDLKMAGFLLRPEEDDDE; encoded by the coding sequence ATGTACTCATTGATCCTCCTCAACGGAGGAATAGGCAGCCGTACCGGCGCCGATTCACCCAAGCAGCTGCTCAAGCTCCGAGGGATCCCGATCCTGGTCTACACCCTGGTCACCGCCGACCGGGTCGAGCAGATCTCCCAGATCGTCCTGAACTACCCGCCGCAGTGGCGGGAGGACGTCGAGGCGATCCTCAAGGCCTACGCGATCTCGACCCCGGTCACCCTCGTGGAGGCCGGAGCATCCCGGCACTCCTCGGTCGCCGCGATGGTGGAGCACTGCACCAACGATGACGTGATCATCCACGAGTCCGCCAGGCCGCTCGTGCGCAGCAGCGATTTCCAGCGGCTGATCGACTCCGAGCACCGCAACGTCTCGCTGATGTCCGAGATCTCCTTCACGGTGGCCCCGGTCGACCCGGAGACCTCCGCGGTCACGGGATCGCTGGACCGCTCGCGGCTGCGCAACGTGCAGCTGCCCCAGAAGTTCGCGAAGGCGGACCTCCAGGACGCGCACTCCCGTGCCGTCGAGCAGGGGATCGAGTTCACGGAGGACGCGACCCTGGTCGCGGACTTCGGCCACCCGGTCCATTTCATCGAGGGCTCCGACGAGAACCTCAAGGTGACCACCAAGACCGATCTGAAGATGGCCGGCTTCCTGCTGCGGCCCGAGGAGGACGACGATGAGTAA
- a CDS encoding ABC transporter permease, which yields MVSVDQRGPGAPPTPPEPLTRVFSDESVSEAVAQNDLEQIGVRPRLGTYFKELWASRSFIQVLAVSRAESENQNTYLGQIWSLISPIINASVYVLIFGFLLKIGREGIENTIAFIVVGVFMFRFFERSVMAGAHSLNKNMNLVRSVQFPRAVLPIAGVLAELTMLGPALLVMCVISYLSGFLPVAGKVTIDAYWLLLIPAVLLMWMFSTGCAFMVARWVAMTPDLDNLLPHFLRIMMYASGVIFSVDRYLGQFSWGWLMEYQPVAVYLYLVRSSILDEPAYQPDALMWLMGVIWAVLFGVIGFLIFWGGEERYGRD from the coding sequence ATGGTGAGCGTCGACCAGCGAGGACCGGGCGCCCCGCCCACGCCTCCCGAGCCGCTGACCCGCGTCTTCTCCGACGAGTCGGTGAGCGAGGCGGTCGCGCAGAACGATCTCGAGCAGATCGGCGTCCGCCCGCGCCTGGGCACCTACTTCAAGGAGCTGTGGGCCTCCCGGTCCTTCATCCAGGTCCTCGCCGTCTCGCGGGCGGAGTCGGAGAACCAGAACACCTACCTCGGGCAGATCTGGTCCCTCATCTCCCCGATCATCAACGCCTCGGTGTACGTGCTGATCTTCGGCTTCCTGTTGAAGATCGGGCGCGAGGGCATCGAGAACACGATCGCGTTCATCGTGGTGGGCGTGTTCATGTTCCGCTTCTTCGAGCGCTCGGTCATGGCCGGGGCGCACTCGCTGAACAAGAACATGAACCTCGTGCGCTCCGTGCAGTTCCCGCGCGCGGTGCTGCCCATCGCGGGCGTGCTGGCCGAGCTGACGATGCTGGGGCCGGCGCTCCTGGTCATGTGCGTGATCTCGTACCTCTCGGGATTCTTGCCGGTGGCCGGGAAGGTCACGATCGACGCCTACTGGCTGCTGCTCATCCCCGCGGTGCTGCTGATGTGGATGTTCTCCACGGGCTGCGCCTTCATGGTGGCGCGCTGGGTCGCGATGACCCCCGACCTGGACAACCTGCTGCCGCACTTCCTGCGCATCATGATGTACGCCTCGGGCGTCATCTTCTCCGTGGACCGCTACCTCGGCCAGTTCAGCTGGGGCTGGCTGATGGAGTACCAGCCGGTGGCCGTCTACCTGTATCTGGTGCGCTCCTCGATCCTCGACGAGCCCGCCTACCAGCCCGATGCCCTCATGTGGCTGATGGGCGTGATCTGGGCGGTGCTCTTCGGCGTGATCGGGTTCCTGATCTTCTGGGGCGGAGAGGAGCGCTACGGACGTGACTGA
- a CDS encoding SDR family NAD(P)-dependent oxidoreductase, producing the protein MSKTALVTGASRGIGLETTRRFILNNDDVTTVVMFARASEDFDANVAELEKELPIGRRIVPMTVDVGDRDALKQAVTEAHEQVGNIDILVNNAGYTNPVPLQQVDMADFEKTINVNLYGPFTIVQSLLNLGNRFDLIVNIASTAGINGRSGWLTYSASKAAVINMSQVMREELAIYGTRVVCLSPGRTATALRKTLAPDEDPSTIMQPGHVAQVINTMSSPVGRFIDSENIVVRQ; encoded by the coding sequence ATGAGTAAGACCGCCCTCGTCACCGGAGCATCCCGCGGCATCGGCCTCGAGACCACCCGACGCTTCATCCTCAACAACGACGACGTCACCACCGTGGTGATGTTCGCCCGCGCCTCCGAGGACTTCGACGCGAACGTCGCCGAGCTCGAGAAGGAGCTGCCCATCGGGCGCCGGATCGTGCCCATGACGGTCGACGTCGGCGATCGCGATGCGCTCAAGCAGGCCGTCACCGAGGCCCACGAGCAGGTCGGGAACATCGACATCCTGGTCAACAACGCCGGGTACACCAACCCGGTGCCGCTCCAGCAGGTCGACATGGCCGACTTCGAGAAGACGATCAACGTCAACCTCTACGGCCCGTTCACGATCGTCCAGTCGCTGCTGAACCTGGGCAACCGCTTCGATCTCATCGTGAACATCGCCTCCACGGCCGGCATCAACGGCCGCTCGGGCTGGCTGACCTACTCCGCCTCCAAGGCGGCGGTGATCAACATGAGCCAGGTGATGCGCGAGGAGCTCGCCATCTACGGCACCCGCGTGGTGTGCCTCTCCCCCGGTCGCACCGCGACCGCGCTGCGCAAGACGCTCGCGCCGGACGAGGACCCCAGCACCATCATGCAGCCCGGGCACGTCGCCCAGGTCATCAACACGATGTCCTCCCCCGTGGGGCGGTTCATCGACTCGGAGAACATCGTCGTGCGGCAATGA